The Caldanaerovirga acetigignens genome contains the following window.
TGAGCAAAAAAACACCGGCAAGGAAAAACGCTATAGACTCCCAGCCAGCGAGCTGCGCTATCATGTGGCCTGCGAAAAACAAAACCAGCGATGTTATACCGGCAATGCCAGCCATTCCAAATCCAGGAGTCAGTACCTCCGTAATGATGCCTATGAATCCTATGGTTATGAGCATTGGGGCTACATAAGGGCCCGTCACGAAACTGGCAATCTTCTCAGCAAAGTACGGCTTTATCTCTTTCTGATTTCTTTCTCCAACCCCAAGAGCATTAAGCAGTTCTCTTCTGTCAGCTGCAATGCCATCGGCCAGCTTCAATTCCAAAGCTTTTTGAGCAGTAAGAGAAAGGATTTTGCCTTTTTCTTTCAAACCCGAAATTTCAACGTCGGCATCGGCCATAGCCGCCACTATATCTCTATCCCTCCCCCTCCTTTCCGCAACGCCTTCCAGTTTTGACCTCCAGTATGATATAGCTTTCTCCTCTTTGGGAACCGTCTCTGCGGCTCCAATTGTAGAGCCAGGCGCCATGTATATTTTTTCGCACGAAATTGCAATCAGAACCCCTGCTGATGTCGCCTGGCTGTTGACATAAGCAACTGTAGGAACTGGAGAATTTAATATTGTCTGACTTATCTCAACAGCAGAATCCACCCGCCCTCCTGGCGTGTCAATATCGAAAATCAAAAGTGCTGCCTGCGTTTTTAGCGCTTCATCGACGGCTCTCTTTATAAACTTGGCCAAGCCGGGGTCTACCGTGCCTTTAACCGGCACAAAAACCACTTCCCCTTTTTCTGCCGCTGAGCATGACGTATTCGTTTTGAGCGAAAATAACAACAAAGTTGCGATTAGGAAAATTAATAATGTTTTTGCATCTGCTTTCACCAGACCACCTTCTTTTGTAGTCTCTTAATATATAGATTATATCATAAATTGTGACATCCTCCACCTAATGAATTAGGGGGCATCCCAACGTGGGACGGCGGCTTTAAGCCGCAGGTTAGCCAGCATTCCCCGGATGACCCGGATCATCACCTTGGCCTTAAGGGGTGTCACGCTCCCCTTTCTCTCGGGGTC
Protein-coding sequences here:
- a CDS encoding NfeD family protein, coding for MKADAKTLLIFLIATLLLFSLKTNTSCSAAEKGEVVFVPVKGTVDPGLAKFIKRAVDEALKTQAALLIFDIDTPGGRVDSAVEISQTILNSPVPTVAYVNSQATSAGVLIAISCEKIYMAPGSTIGAAETVPKEEKAISYWRSKLEGVAERRGRDRDIVAAMADADVEISGLKEKGKILSLTAQKALELKLADGIAADRRELLNALGVGERNQKEIKPYFAEKIASFVTGPYVAPMLITIGFIGIITEVLTPGFGMAGIAGITSLVLFFAGHMIAQLAGWESIAFFLAGVFLLIIEALVPGFGVLGVLGIAGIIGGIVTASATVKQGLITVTVSLVASFIIFILLLKRFSSSPFFERLVLFSRLDKSLGYTAHEEKTELLGRTGVALTPLRPAGIVDFGDRKLDVVSDGEFIEAGKKVRVVKVEGSRIVVERD